The Panacibacter microcysteis genome includes a window with the following:
- a CDS encoding flavin monoamine oxidase family protein, translating to MKYDVIVIGAGAAGLLAARELARTGKSVAVLEAAPVAGGRIRTLTVPGFDTPAEAGPEFIHGDLPLTFRLLHEAGLTATETAGAFINVTDGKWNPEDDGKDWAAFMRQLVKQEKDVPVATLLAKHFPAEKYAALHQQVKDYAQGFDLADISRVSALFVRREWTHQEEPNYRINGGYGALVGFLEAGCLQKSVTFFYNRVVNSITYTSDDVIIHTANGGVFNSSKVVVTVSLGVLQSKAIAFNGLPATYENALQQLGFGAVIKVLLQFTRSFWEDYADDIGFILSNAAIPTWWTQAPKKSAMLTGWLGGPPAAALSLCTEDVLLQTALQSLSGIFHTTIAELQEQLVAHTIISWQNEPYVKGGYSYVTTEAVAAKQILQQPVNNTIFFAGEAFYSGESQGTVEAALRTGLQAATLINALA from the coding sequence ATGAAATATGATGTGATTGTGATTGGCGCAGGCGCCGCCGGGCTCCTGGCAGCCCGGGAACTGGCACGCACTGGTAAATCTGTTGCTGTGCTGGAGGCAGCACCAGTTGCAGGTGGCAGAATACGAACATTGACCGTTCCCGGTTTTGATACACCGGCAGAAGCCGGCCCTGAATTTATACACGGAGACCTGCCGTTAACCTTTAGGTTGTTGCACGAAGCAGGCTTAACCGCTACGGAAACAGCAGGCGCATTCATCAATGTAACAGACGGAAAATGGAACCCGGAAGACGATGGAAAAGACTGGGCCGCATTTATGCGGCAGCTTGTAAAGCAGGAAAAAGATGTGCCGGTAGCAACGCTGCTTGCAAAACATTTTCCCGCAGAAAAGTATGCTGCTTTACACCAACAGGTAAAAGACTATGCACAGGGTTTCGACCTTGCGGATATTTCCAGGGTTTCTGCGCTTTTTGTGCGCAGGGAATGGACCCACCAGGAAGAACCAAATTATCGCATCAACGGTGGTTATGGGGCGCTGGTCGGTTTCCTGGAAGCAGGCTGTTTACAAAAGAGCGTCACATTTTTTTACAACCGGGTTGTAAACAGTATCACATATACCAGTGACGATGTGATTATTCATACGGCCAATGGCGGTGTTTTCAATAGCAGTAAGGTTGTTGTTACGGTATCCCTGGGTGTATTACAAAGCAAGGCAATTGCGTTTAATGGTTTGCCGGCTACTTATGAAAATGCGCTTCAGCAACTGGGCTTTGGTGCCGTTATTAAAGTGCTGCTGCAGTTTACGCGCAGCTTCTGGGAAGATTACGCAGATGATATAGGCTTTATTTTAAGTAACGCTGCAATACCTACGTGGTGGACACAGGCTCCAAAAAAAAGTGCGATGCTTACAGGATGGCTGGGTGGCCCGCCGGCAGCGGCATTATCGTTGTGCACGGAAGATGTGTTGCTGCAAACGGCTTTACAATCACTCTCTGGCATCTTTCATACAACAATTGCTGAATTGCAGGAGCAACTGGTGGCGCATACAATCATTTCCTGGCAAAATGAACCTTACGTAAAAGGCGGTTATAGTTATGTAACTACAGAAGCGGTGGCTGCAAAGCAAATATTGCAGCAGCCGGTAAACAATACCATCTTTTTCGCCGGTGAAGCGTTTTACAGCGGCGAATCGCAGGGTACAGTTGAAGCCGCACTGCGAACAGGTTTGCAGGCGGCCACGCTTATCAATGCACTGGCCTGA
- a CDS encoding YtxH domain-containing protein translates to MHLATFIRGISIGFIVGVLFAPDSGKATRRKLSGVATDIKEDFEETYDDISSNVKQKVDKVKHKAADVADRAGSTIEDIGASVAGNP, encoded by the coding sequence ATGCATTTAGCAACATTCATAAGAGGTATTTCTATTGGCTTTATTGTAGGCGTATTGTTTGCACCAGACAGTGGTAAGGCTACAAGAAGAAAATTGTCGGGCGTTGCCACAGATATCAAAGAAGATTTTGAAGAAACTTATGATGATATCAGCAGCAACGTAAAACAAAAAGTAGACAAGGTTAAGCACAAAGCTGCAGATGTTGCAGACAGGGCCGGTTCAACCATAGAAGATATTGGCGCTTCAGTTGCGGGTAATCCATAA